The sequence below is a genomic window from Balearica regulorum gibbericeps isolate bBalReg1 chromosome 9, bBalReg1.pri, whole genome shotgun sequence.
GGCTCAATAAATGCCACACAGAGAATGGAAAGAAGGCATAGTAACAGTCTTAGAAGATAAAACTGGAAACCAGAAGGGAAGTGGCTGATTATTAACTATAGAAATGCAACGCTGAAGAGCACTCACCAAAAGGtatgggggaaggaaaggagagaagggtGGGCAGAAATGAAGTTATCAGAAGAACTCCAGACTAGAAGAGTACCAGTTTGAGAGGAATTGACAGGACCTCTGGAAATTCATGGTCAATCCCTACCTAGGTAAACTTTGAAGACCAGAAGGAATCCTCATAGCAACAGAAGAGTCTATTCTCTTTagtttattggggttttttactgttgtttagAGTGACAGAAAAACCAGATAGCATCGTTGAACATTTGGGGAGAGAAGGTATGAAGGAAAGCAATAACAACATGGATGTTAAAGACAGGCACAGCAGGGGACCAAACCATAGAGGCCTAGAACCGGGTGTCCATGTTGGATGGTGATGCTCATATCGAGGCTATGGAAAATATTCAAGGAGgtgttataaaatattttatttttaaaaggacaacGTCCACAGGCTAAGAGGCAGGTTAGGACTATCAAAATTTTAAGAGAACAGGGATTAGCATATCCTGAAAATCAGtcctcttctgaaataaaataataataatttaaaaaaaaaaatctccatttgaAAGTCATGTAATTAATATAAAGAATCAATGATAATAAGGCAGCTGCTAACACTAAGAATAAACTAAATTCATTCTAGAaatcaaaaataattcagaggTGAGTGATTTCTTAAATGACTAAAAATTAGGATGATCATATGTAAATGTGTGTTACTATGTTAAGCAGAAGTCTCTtcaatacttttttaaaattggtgAAACACTTAACTGTGCTACTTCCTTGAGGAAATATTCCATcttgaaaatgcagaagaaaaaaattttcacatttattgtcttaagttttcattaaagagaaaatattctaaaagtAGTACCAAAGTAGttgtaaaagaaagcatttaacaCTCCCTGAAACAAAATAGAGGGTTTCATTTCAATTgcacaaaatgcttttcttcactcCAGTTATTTgttgtttccattttgaaagATAATCAAACAATGAAAGGagacaaaatacatttcattttgtactAAACCAAACTGTATTCGTCTTTTCATTTGGCCACCAgtaaaaacccaacaaattaaTATCAACAAATTCAATGACTGAGATGTCTGTTCATTGTTATTGTTGGTAACAGTAttcaaaatacagtgaaataaatatgaaaatgaaaagaaaaaaaatagattcttTGATAATTATAActcaattgttttaaaaaatccagtCAGAACAAAAGAATGGTTGGCATTCAAAGCAGAACGGCTTATGTCATAATTTTGTGTCTTAGATGTAACCCAATACTGAGATATTTTTGCCTGAGTTCTtggatttttgtgtttggttggtttttatttcttgtttttgttttttttgtggttttttttccccaattttatTTAGGTCAAAAGATGTCATGTCAAGATTTAGAACTAGGAATAATACATCTGACATTACACTGGAAAGGAAAGTCTCCAGCCATGCTTTCCGTGACCAGCTTGCCTGTCCGCTGTGTAAGCAATTGTTTCTCCAACCATTTATGCTGCCGTGCAATCACTGCATTTGTGAGAAGTGTATAAGTAAAAGCAAGACCAAAGCTGAAGTAACTGAAGACTTTTATATCATCGTATGCCCAGTGTGTGGCAAAGCACATTGTCTCCCCTGTACAAATAAAATTCAGCTGAGGAAGAATTACCTCAGAGCAAAACTAGCCAAGAAATACATGCGCAAACATGGCTTTCTGAGGTGGAGATTTGACCACAGTGAAAGACCAGTCTATTGTGAAACttgcagagagagaagaagagtGGCAACCAAAAGATGTAGAACATGTGGAATTAATTATTGTAATGAATGCCTGCATTTAAATCATAGCAACAATGGTGCTCAGGACCACATTTTCACCAAACCACACCAAGAAGATCATGAACAGTGGCGCTGCTTACTGCACAGCAACTCGAACCTCTCTGAATACTGTCTGGATGATCACGAACTGATCTGTGGGTTCTGCAAGAACTCACTGCACAACAATCATGAGACTATTCCCTTGGCAGTCGCGTGTTCAAGAGAAGCTGCTTCCCTCTTTGAAACAATTGCAAAATTTAGAAAAGgtttgtgtttctgctgcttctcacacttCCCCATGCCTCCTTGGGAAAGAAACATATGGTTGACAAGATATATTAATTCTCTGCACAGCACAAGAGTCAGAAAGGTGGTGTGTTCCCCCTGTAGAAAAGGAACAAGCCCATAATTGTGGCATGGTGAGCCAGACTCGACCTTTAGAGAAGGAAGGATCTGTATGTGGGATGGGAATAGAAATGTGTGTCTAGGGAGGGGAATCTTCATTTCATCCTGCAGGACCCAGCAAGGAATAACCACCAATTACATCTGCAGAATAAAATggtgaatatttttaatcaaaaatataTGCTTGAAGAGGAACTGCTTCTTCCCTTGCAGGAAAGTTATGAATTGTCCCTCTTCAGTCAGTTTTATGCTTATGCCCATGCTGACTAAGAGGTAAAGCAGTCACTCCAATGTCACTTTTCACTAAGACTTGGTCCATAGCAACTAAGGGGCTGAACACAGACTAGGATTTTATGAATTTCTTTTAGTTTTGATCTTTGCATATAACTTCACAAATATTGGGGACAGAATGGAGCTGCTTGTAAAATAACATTCAGAAGGTAAAAGTGAACCATGCACAATAAGAAACAGCTGGAAGCATTAAATTCTCAATTTTGAAAGTCTTAAGTTGAAAGTAAATTATGTAGAATATTTGTGCAGGGTTTTGTAATGTGACATTGTTTCCTAATGATAGCTGAAGGCCACTGGAATTTACTATCAGCCTTTGGTATTTTTGATTCTGTTCCTTCGGTGTTCACAATTTTTAGTGTCAGACAAGTTAATCACACCTTCCCATAACAGCCATCAGAGGAATGTACGGGCAGCCACAGACAGAATGTGGGCTATGCAGGTGCATTTGCTGCCTTTATTTTAACTGGCATAGTGAATTTTCAATTATAATATCAAGCTACAATAAATTAAGCTTCAGGATTTCCAtgtaatgtaataaaaattatcAAACCCATTTTGGGGGAGATAAATTTGTGtgaggaaataataataaagtagcAATTAACTGCCAAATTTTATACACccaaatgtaaacattttaacaCAAACAACTTCCCTCAGGGCTtaccagcagcagagatgagagaaaaacaCCAGAATCCTTATTCTTTTCCCACATTCTACcaaatctgaaatgcttttaagcTAAAATCTATCATTCTGCCTCTTGTAACcattacattttaatatgaatttgGAACTACTggcctgatttatttttttttgttttttacagtaCGCCAAGGAGTTGATAATGATCTAATGGAAGTtatcctatttaaaaataatttcaagacCTATAAGGACACCAAAAGGAAGGAGATCAGAAATGGATTCTTAAAATTACGTATGGTTCTTCATGAACAAGAAAAGGAGATGATGGAGTTGCTTGAAAACATTGAacttaaaaaacagaaagaaatttcagaataCATAAACTATACATCCAGTCAGCTATCATATATGGATGGCCTTATTCAATATTCTAAAGAGGCTCTTAAGGAGGAAAGCCAAGTTGTGTTTCTGCAATCTGCACACTGCTTagtgaaagaaattgaaaatgcaGTTCCTTCCATTTTCCAACCTAGTCCACGTTTAAAAGAAGATCCCTTAAGAAAACTTCAATTCAACTTTGATgaacttttctctgttttacagGGACTTGTCCCATCTCTTAGCAGAATAAAGCAGTCAGAAAGTAAAGCTGACAAATATCCCTATTCTTTTAACCCAGAAATAATGGTTCCAAGGCATGTTTCAAGTACTCACAAATCCAAGCAAGCAACATTGTTCCGAAGCCCATCTTTAAATTCCGTGTTTGATTTAGGTGTGCTGTCTAAAGACACTGTCAGAAGACCAAGCTCTACACCTTCCCATCGTCCTACAGAGAGTAATGAAGTGTGTGCATACTGGGATACAGCTTGTGAAACtcccagaaaagaaagaaaatatcagatCATTAACTTTTCAAGTCCAGAGCCTATAGACAATGAATCAGCCCCAGTCCCAGGACCCGTTGTTATATACCAGACTGTTGTTTACTCAAGGTCTGCCAAAGTAAGATATTAATAAATTCTAAATATATACAAGAGATCATGATATTTTCAGGCGGTGATAGAGTCTGAACCCACACAAGTTTGAGTAAATAAGACTACAATATCAGTTCAAATACTGTATTGGTAGGAGACAATGTATTTCAAACTCACCTTTTGAGAGAAACTGAAGCATAAATTGAATTATATCACATTCCTACTGTAGTCAATAGGGGTATTATAATAGAGGCGATATAAATATGTTACACGGAAAGGTCcaatgcagaaagaaatagaTGTACCATGTCTAAATTTAAACATCTCTACCTCAAATCAATTAATTTGATCCTGGTCTTGGCCTTCAATGTGGTGACATCATATCCATGCAATTTTCCTCATTATACATTTCATAGATGCTAAGATCAGGATGCCCATTGCATAAGATCCCAAGTGCATGTTGCAAAGTGCTGACTGCTGTCAGCCTGTATTACTTCTAGTGTGTTAGAAGAGGATCCTATGAAATTCCCAGGACAAAGCTTAGCATTTTCCAATACCACAAACTGCATATCTTCTACATATATTTCATGCTGGAATTTCAGCTGCATtggcatttcaaaattaaaatctgccAAACAGGGACCttctaaaaaagcaaaaatgaaaatgagcaaaattaAAGAATACTTATTTGTGtactacagatttttttattttttttttctcttcacagatTTACTGGACTTGTCCCACAGAAGATGTGGATTTCTTTGAGGTAGAATTTTATGAAGTTGCTGGTATTGGTCCTGATAACATTGTCCAGGTACAACTAGCTGGCCAGCTaagcaaaatacagcagcagaacCTTGAGATACATAATCTGGATCCAAatacaaaatatctttttaaagttCGTGCTGTCAATGCAAGTGGTCGAGGAGAATGGAGTGAGATCTGTAAGGTATTGTAGattgtttttatatttcatagAGTTGCCTTAACTTTCTTGCCTCCATAACTGTTTTTACCCCATGTATTTATGAGGAAGACTGCTTAAATGCAATATTGCTATTCACTTATCTAGGTGAGGGATACTAATCATTGCACTGGATTTTTCCATACATTGTTCTTTCTAGCTCAGTTTGCAACTGCTTGATCTATGTAgaatgtttctcattttttctagCAGGGGTGCTGTATCATGATTACATCAGGCAAGCCATTGTCATTCACATTATTTCAGGACTGAGACTGCCTTTGCACTAATCTCTCTGAACATGCAGAGTAAGAGTATGGAAGAGTCAGATCCAAAAGCTTTCATGCTAGAACAAGGCAGCAATCATTAAAAGAGAggagacaaacagaaaattaagaatattCTTTGATACGTTTGGACATGAGTCTTTACTGTGGTTttagaagaggaggaaaaatgttgCAAGGATAAAAGTTAAAAGGAGTAGGAAGGCATTCAAAAAGGTGTCAAAAGTTAAGACATTTAATGAATTCACATTAACACCCTTTAGGCATCCTAAAACTCTTGCTGAAGTCACCCTTAGTTTATCATGCCTTAGTGAAAAAAACACATGCttatttcatgctttcttcTTGATAAATTTTTGATAAAGGGTGTAATTGAGAGCTGCAGTGTGTAAAATGCAGATGGCTTCCATGAAAATGGTACGTTCTATTCTCTGATTCCAATTGCATTTCACAGGCTTTTCCAACATCAACTGCACCAAGTGCTGTCCCTTTCCAGGCCTCTTGCCCCTTGTCATATTTAGAGAGTAAAAGTCTTAACTTTGAAACAGCATTCAGACATCGCACTCTGCAAGTTTTAATGACAAATGACACCTTCCTGGACTGCTCTACTTCCTATACCTAAAACACTGAACACAGTAGTTTCTGGTTTTTTACTTAACACATTAGAATGctatattgatttttcttctgaaaattgttctttctgCACACAACACAGTCATATTAATATTCCAGAGAAACACAAACATCACTTAACATCTGCTGTAATTTGCAGAAGGGTTTCatagcaaatgaaaatgagacaGCATATATGACAGTTTTTTataaatcttcttttaaaaattaactatatTTGTTGCTTTTGCATAATATCAGGCTATTTTACATTAACAGTTACACTACACAGAAAGCTTGGAAGAccttttttcaaagaaaatatggCATTGGATTTTAAGTAGGGGATTTAGAGCAATATCATTCTTCGTGTGTAGCAATTACTAAGTCTGTGAGGGAATGTAACTGTGATGGCTGTGACATGTCACAGGAGCCCGGGCACCAAGCTGTGAAGAGGATGAAGGTGACAGAAAGTTTTCCTGGACAGATACTACTATTTCATTCTTTGAACTAAAGCTGATGCCATCACCCTGAATATCAAGTCCCACAAAAGAGGTTATTCCACCACAGGGTGTTATTTAACATTAGAAACAGATTTCCTAAGTCTGTCTGCAGCCCtcataagcaaaacagaaaactgtagTCTCTGTGGTTTTAGGAGTGAGGAAACTTCTCTCTTCTTAGCCCAATAGCGTGATTGTTGACTCACAGCTGAACCACAGCTTCCTCAATTTCAGCTATTTGTCAGTGTGTGAAAGACCATAGAAGTATCGCTATACCCTTGTTACATGATCATAGAAGCTGCTACAGATGGTATGATCTCTTTGCCCAAGAAAAGGTCAACACAGTTGACTCAATATAGGCTTCTAACACCCCAGGAAGTGCCCAAAGGTATCTAACATATCTGCACAGGGCTGACAGATGACACAAGACTTGAAAGATGCACTTCTACAGCAGCAACTAGGAAGAAGGCAGGTTACCTTTGAACATCTAAACTGGCAAAAGGTGTTCATGATTTTAGCAACTGGATCCTAATTTAAAAGTCAATTGAAGGAATTATACTGCACTAATCTAGGTAAGGGAATGAACAATATGGGGATATTTTTGAGTATGTGTTGAGGTGGTGGAAGATCCTGGATGAATGACAGAAACTGAAAGCTGCCTTGTCAACCAAACTGCTGTGTTAAACAGCCCTGGCACGCAAAACTCTGCCATAAGGCAAGTGACGAGGAATTCTCTAAGGGTAAATTTCAGTGCTCCCTGGAGACTTTCAACAGAGTAAGCAAAAATTTGTTGCACCAGAGATAAAGGATTTGGCTGCATCTGCCATGGGAGGAGGAATGAGAAGCACTAAGGATGCAGTTAGAAAACCAGGAAGTGAAAATGCTGGAATTCTTCAATCCTTGCTCTAGTTGCTGCTAGTACTTGGAAGAGGTGCTCCTCCACCCCTTCTTCTCaatgacagcagcagcctgcagccatTCACAGTGGCCTGCCACAAATGCCAATAGACTTTGTGTTCCTCAACTTGTCTATTGAAACTGTCAGTCTCAGAAACAATGGTAATTCTAATgatggttttgttgctttttaatgtttcatcATACTCTTGTCAATTAAACCTTTGGAAggagatttttcaaaattacctTAGAAGCTGgatgcaaaattacttttaatagGATGTGGGCTTCTAAATCCTGTGGTCATATCTGAAACTCTTTCCCTAAATGATCAGCTGCCAGAACCTAATCGCTATATATTGTATGAATCACTGTAATGTTTGTCACCAGACAATCGCTTGCCTTCAATGTaagtttgtgggggttttttaaaagctcagttTCCATTTTGCCTCCAGAATAAGTACTTAGACTTTCCGTATTTTAACATAAAGTTtgactgctttgaaaatacatctATAACTGGTaagttcttttgaaaaaagacaCTAATTAAATCCTATccccaaaataataaatatatgtacCTCTTCTGTTCTTTAATACATTCCTGTTTTCTACTTGCAGATAATCACTTCACATGAATATGGGAAAATTGAAGACAGGTGGGAGATGCAGAAGAGTATTCAGGGTGCTTTGCATACACCAAATAGATAGACAAAGAATAAAACCAGGGGTGATTATCTTCTTGAAGAACTAGAAAATGTGTATGCTTTCTTATGCAATATCCcattttccactgaagttaGCAGCCAGAGATCTTACAGTGAGCTCTTCAGACTATTATTGCTTTCtggcaaataataataataaaaccccatgacttttcattagcttttctttttccagatgtAGCACCAAAACCTAAGGAAAATGCTATGCCATGCataaaaatatagtaaaaaaaaaaaccattatACTTGAGGGACCTTTGCAgcttcaaaggaaataaatgacaTATTTGCATTGCAACTTAACATTCCAATTACTATTCCCTATAAGACCATTTGATACCAGTTCAGAGAGTTGCAGGAGCCTATATCacactttgcatatttttaaggCACAGAATAAGTTATTCTGTATGTATACACTTTTGGTCTCAGCCTCACCCAGGTGAAGTACAATCTGCATACACACATAGAAGGACATTGGcaacaggcaggaggagaagcagcagcagcagaaaggcagaCAAAATTTTATCTCCTTCTGCACCTAATAATGGTTAGGTTTAATTGACTGTTGTGAAGGTCACCTGTGTGATTGCAGAGTATCAATTTGTTACAAGTAGCTGCAAGTAAAATCAGAAGTCACAGCACCTCTGATGCACTGAACAGGAGTTACTAGATCCACAGCAAGTTACTTTGTTGAAATAAGCAAGAGTTACAATTAATGTCTTTGTGCAGGGATGATCTTGTAGGGTTACTTTCTTTCACTTCAGCCATACCAACCAGGTATGTGTATCTAGCTATCTatatttttacacacacacat
It includes:
- the TRIM42 gene encoding tripartite motif-containing protein 42, encoding MDENGHPCLIWPCCSNCCYMTCHSKKEECCLCWRFLFTSEQNCSCFPCPYKEDKPCQCCHCSCAEHANCWWCCCSCSNDPDCKFCCCGGENSACQYYESKCCRSSVDEPHHSRTPGTVQSKDVMSRFRTRNNTSDITLERKVSSHAFRDQLACPLCKQLFLQPFMLPCNHCICEKCISKSKTKAEVTEDFYIIVCPVCGKAHCLPCTNKIQLRKNYLRAKLAKKYMRKHGFLRWRFDHSERPVYCETCRERRRVATKRCRTCGINYCNECLHLNHSNNGAQDHIFTKPHQEDHEQWRCLLHSNSNLSEYCLDDHELICGFCKNSLHNNHETIPLAVACSREAASLFETIAKFRKVRQGVDNDLMEVILFKNNFKTYKDTKRKEIRNGFLKLRMVLHEQEKEMMELLENIELKKQKEISEYINYTSSQLSYMDGLIQYSKEALKEESQVVFLQSAHCLVKEIENAVPSIFQPSPRLKEDPLRKLQFNFDELFSVLQGLVPSLSRIKQSESKADKYPYSFNPEIMVPRHVSSTHKSKQATLFRSPSLNSVFDLGVLSKDTVRRPSSTPSHRPTESNEVCAYWDTACETPRKERKYQIINFSSPEPIDNESAPVPGPVVIYQTVVYSRSAKIYWTCPTEDVDFFEVEFYEVAGIGPDNIVQVQLAGQLSKIQQQNLEIHNLDPNTKYLFKVRAVNASGRGEWSEICKIITSHEYGKIEDRWEMQKSIQGALHTPNR